In Vicia villosa cultivar HV-30 ecotype Madison, WI linkage group LG7, Vvil1.0, whole genome shotgun sequence, the DNA window AAGATCGTCGAATAAAAATTATGATTGATATTGAAATATTATGTTAAATATGAATAATGTTGTCGAACAATACGTGATAATATAATTTGATGGCTTAAAAAAATAACCATAATATATTATCATTGTTTAAAGTTACTTATGTTTTTAGTTTATGAAACATTTCTTAAAACAATCTTTAAAAATCCAGTTTTCTTTAAATTGTAACAATTGTGTATAGGTTGTAAAGTCGCATCAATCTCCGAGATGACGATGTAAAAATTGTTGGAATATTTTATATTTGTATATTATTTAATGGGAAGATCATTTGACATTGGTGTCAAATATTAACTTTGATATCAAATCCTAtctctttattattatttatttttttttgacaaaatctctttattattattaacttaaaAATTAAGATAAATTTCCTTAAAAAAATCATGTGTTAGTTTTTAGGTGAATATATCTTATCCTTTTAAGGCTCACATGTTTCACAAAATGTTTCTATTGATCATTGAGCGAATACGGTGATAGTCGTTTTGGCATCCATGAATTTTTTTGTACGAAAAGAACTTGTTATGAAATTTCTCCTCAAGAACATTCCAGTTGGTCATAGTCTGAACCAGTTGGTCTAGATATCAATCTTTCGCTTTACCGatcaaagaatgaggaaataatcTCATAAACACTGGTTTTTCTTTGGCTTCAGATGCTCCAAATGTACCAACAAGCTCATAGAACTTAGTGAGATGAGTGTATGGATCTTCAAGGTCAAGTCCGATAAAGGGGTTTGCATAAATGAGTTGAAGCAATCCAGTCTTCATCTTTGTTTGTCTGATATTGATTAGagattggaaaatatgagccaaacGTCTTGGATTGCCATGGCACGACAATCTACCAATTTCAAGATCGTTGTTGTTATTGATGACTATGCTTATGCACATGGATTCGGACCCTAATTTCTGGActtgtaatatttttaaaactagtgCATCTAATTAACCTCTCAGTTTATCAATAACACCGAGGGGTAagattgatattttttaaaatttgttacaaACTATAgaatatttatcaattaattgtATACGCATATTCTTACATTGTTTACAcctaatatttctataaatatatataacaaattttcGTCATCAATGTTGGTGAAAATCACATGTTGGATCCTCGTTTCATTGAAATATCTAGAAAGATAAAATGTTGGATGCAATGTATTCCAGATCCCTTTCGCATTTATTTGTTTCTGATGTAAAACAAAAAAAGGGATAGTTAAATGaataatatatgattattgaagaacaTTGTCAAACAAATTGATCattgaagaacacaaaccttaaacacaATCAATTTTCTAGTCTTGCAATCCATCGTAGAGAATTTTACCGAGTTTTTTATACTTCAAAGTTTTCATGCTATATGTTTCATTAACAATTATTGATATTCTGAATGCTTTTATAATGAATGTCTGTTaagtttcacgcggatcactaatgaaagtgtcttgagcgttgatactcaTGAGTTGGACGATACATAGTTGTTTAAGGACGGTGATCAATATTCTCAATTATCACGATAAAATAATACTCTCGGTTTCTGACAAAAACCGAGGTAAAAggtgtataattttttttaaacattacattgtttacacaaaatattaagttACATTATTACAACAAATGCAGTGTTATTATAGTAGTTGTTGTTCTCAGAGAAAAACACATCTTTGCTCTAATCTAGATCCTGTTGGATACATTTTGTGCTCATTATTGTAAAGTTATATGGACTGCATGCAATCATCTTTTAAAGAGCTATCTACTCCAAGTAAGGAAATATCAGTTCCAAACATTGGAAATATTTTTTCTGCACTTACAATCCATCATTGAGAACTTTTCCAAGTTTTTTTAAATtccaaaattttattattttgagtaAATGTTATCAAGGCAAATGCTTTCACATGGAAAATATATAGTGGTGGATGTAGTTAGTTTGTTGTGGACTGATGTCTTGGAAATATCTCGAGTGTTGTTCCGTTAAGAATGTAGGGTAGAGATTCGTTGTTACAACTGTGTATCGTATTCCCtcggttattaaaaaaaattgaggggAAAAATATTTTcgattttaaatagaaaaataaaataattaggccCCTCGATTTTAGAATAAAACCGATGTGAataatatctttttttttaacattacattatttacacaaaatattaaaaattcagATTCATCATCATTGATGCAATTTCAGATTTTGTTACATATATCTTTTCAAAGTTTGAGTAACCTTTTTTGTTTAACATGgaagtaaaaataattttatgcacTTGCAGTCTATCATAGGAAACTTTTCCAACATTCATTAATAGAGATTTACTCCAAAATACAAtatcaacaccattatgtgagatagatttgaagggcaaaaaatatatattttcaaggaTAGAAGAACATTGAATATTTCTTCTGTCTTACAATCCATCCCTAAGAATGATGCATAGTAGTTTGGGGCGGCAACATATAAGTTAGGATTAAGTTAAAATATGTTTAATGagtgattttataataaaatttgattATGTTATTCATTGGTTTTTAAGAAAGCTGGAGGGATAGATCATTTAGTATTCActtattaacaaataaaaacataaaatgcaATAATTGAGATTCAAAGCGCGCCCTGATTTGTTTTTCCcctcatttttattaaaaattgatgGAATATGTTATTTTTCACTACTACGAAAATACAAACAATGGCGGTTGCGAAACACATATAGTGACGGTAGCACGTCTGTTGTTAGGTAGCATGTGATTGTATGTCTGTTGGTTACCACAACGGGCGTGTGACCGTTGTTATAAATTAGATAGCAGACTACTTATAACTACTTCTTATGGAAACAACCATTGTGTTATAATAGAAAGGTCCAGGGTTCAACTCCTACAACACTATTTTTTGGTTTTATTATTTACTTATAATAACGATTAAACAAACAACCATTGtaatattttttctaaataatTCTCAATCATATCATACCAGAAACAACAATACACTCATTATTTAATTGAAACTTGTAATATATCAATGACACAATTCTATTAGGAACCAAACAACCTACAAAGATCAGAGAAGAAAGAACAATACATCTGTTATGCGTAAGAAGGAATATCAAAACTTTcaaagaagggaaaaagaaatttgaaaatacaAAGAGATGTAATCATTCAACAGCCCGAGGTTTTCAAATTCCAAGAGAAGAAAATGTAGAGAATTAAAGAAGTAATAATGAGCAAAGTTGACATGCGTGAAATTTTTTGACTTTTAGACTTTCaaattttagagaagagaaagaatcatAAGAACCAATATAAAAGCGGGATTCCTCTTTGAAGCAAAAGGAAAAAATAACTTCATCCAAAGGAATCAAACAAGAGGTAGAATTAAAATGAGTACTTATGCTGAAACTTCCAACAATGTTGAGATAACAGAACCTTTTGTGGTTGTAGAGGCCGAATCTCCTGTGCAAACCCCTCCTCAGAGTCAAGAAGAGGTCCAAGTTGTTGAAAGTTTATGGTGGTTATAGCGAACCTTTGAGATCTACGAGAGCTCTCAGGAAGagaagatcaagaagaagaagggtgAAAAAGCCAAACATCATCGAttctgatgatgataatgaagatTATACTTGGTCAAACTTTCTCTCAGCCAAAGCATTtatatatgattaataaaaaaggaCTGACCTTTTTGTAAGTTTTTAGCTTAAGGTTTATTGAATGAAAGTTGTATTCAAGGAGTTTTATAAACGTCTCTTATCTGTCAGCTTAAGGTTACACTTTAATCTGGGGCTTTCATCCTATGGTTTCAAGGAACTCAAGAAATCCTTTCTCATACACAATAATCTATCAACTTTCATCATATGGTCATATGCTACAAAATCTGAATAAAACCAAAACACGGTTGCAACAAaacgaaaataaagaaaatgtgaATGTCACAAAAATCTAAAACATGAACAATACACATTCATAAGAACATAAACAAATGCGATAAACCTAAACATTCATAAGCTTCATAGAAAGAGAATGACGATGCACCAAAAATGATATTCGAATAGGATGGTGAAGATTTCACGACCGCTTTCGTCTCATTCGCTAGGGCACCCAtgtgtgttatgaataaaataaagTACCTGTTATGTTTTAGTCTTGTGGGAAAAAATTCACAACGGTTGCGAGCTTCAACCGTAGTGATAAATGAAAATTATAACCATTCTTGAATAAATCAACCGTAGTTGTTAtactttcaatttttaaataaaaaatagtaatggACGCATGCTTATTTTTACTGTAAAAATGGAAAAACGTTATGTTCGGAATCGATGCTTGTCACCAAACTTATATGACAGCAGTTCTTTATAGGATCCGtgataaaaaaaatcttaataaaACAAACATGCATGTAGAAAATGTAATATGACTATAATGGATATATGACTGTGGTAATATTGTGTCACCGAAGGTGTATTCTGTAGCagtgtttatttttataaaaaaaaataaaacatggtgCGCCTTGGCATAATACCTCATTTTTTTCTGGCTGAGGTGAAAACCTCGTCATAAAAAACGTTATTTATTATAGTGTTCTCAATAACAATTTTAATCTATAAAGTTAAACGGTAAAACAAAGATAAAATCGATAATcatgaataaataaattatatataatgctTTGATCAATAAACGTACATACAATTACGATGAATAATATTCAATTCAAACAAGAGAGAAGAATTAGCTATTCATTATCATGGTAGCTTACTACAAAAGAATAAAGATGAATGAGCATCAAGAGTGATTTTCCGACAATTGATACGCATCCAGTTTGTACTCTTCAAGTTTCACTCTTACTTTCTGTCTATCTCTATGGTAATGTTTCTAATCAAGTGAATCTCCCTTTCTGTATGTTTCTGAACCTATTTATAATGGTTGTAGCCTGCTGATATCTTCTGGTGAATTGTTGTCTCGCCTAGCGAGCAACGTTTCTTCAGTGTGAAGTTTCTGCCACGTGACCATCTTAAACCGCCTTGTCTCTCCTGTTGAGTGATGAAAGTATTTTTAGTGGGTAAAGTATTTTATATCATCTCCATAGGGATtagtgcgatatcaccgccgtttccacactttaaactattttaaggaaaggtttataaggGTTTTGGTTATGAAAGGTATTAATATCATTGATTTTTGCTTTATGCTAGGGAttttgggttgttatagacatatactgctCGAGTCCTTatttaggatgattatctgttagtttttgaattctagagatagatttagagctaacaatctttatgggtgtcaaagcttaatgcttctgtgttggttgtgtcggttgagagattaTCGATACAATTGATATGGATGTCTCCTATGTTGTTGAGGTGTGCTGAGAGATTGTCgctgagatgatatagtagttctctctactttaagttagaaatgacttagggtttgAGCAATGCCAGATGacattgacgagtattgtaggttgggTATAACTGGTTGATAGGTTTAAGTCTGTGACTAGTGAGTATGTTTGTATGCCTGATAAACTAATTCTATccgaagaatgtatttattttctgtTCATATGTTTTACCGTTTTTACTTTCAACCCATTTAAATCCGAGCTCGAAAACATAGAAACCGTTGAACGGCATTCTAACGACCATCTATGTGGACAcaataattcccggataaatattttcaaaacttttgttgATTGTCGCTCTACCGCTTCAACACACTACGGCTCGTAGTCCAACCCAGATTCTCCCTCATGCAAATTCTAGGGGCCGACTATGGCCTAGTGGTTGCTATGGCCGTAGCCTTGCCCAGAAATTTCCACCCTCTCATTTTGAGTCTTTAACTTGTATTTATTTCAAAATCACAACCACTATTCAGCATTATTATGTTGTATCATTGTTAACAGGTCAGAAACACGTACACTCATAACATGCAACCATCAACATGAAATTTCATAATCATGAAGAGTTTATGCATAGAACACCCAAGAAAACAAGCAACAAATCAATACTCTAACCTTATCTTACAATAATTCTAAGGAGGTGAAAACGCAATCAAAACCTAAGAGGAAACCCCACATCAAAATGAAACCTACATTGGaagagatgatgaagatgatgatccaACTTTTAAGCTTGCTTCATTTTTAATGAGTCAAAAGTCTAAACATACAATGAAATTTCTTCAAGGATGATCAAGGTTATTTTGTGAAGTGAAACCAATGAGATGAACATGGTAAAAATATCATAAATGGAGCTTATAATGAACTTTTATTAGTGTTGAAAAATTCTCATTACATCACTACTAATCGGTTCTTAATTCTCATTATCATATCAGTTtgacaaatataattaaaataatgaagAAACATATACAAGAAAATGTTAAATCTACTATTCTCATTCAAGAGGCAATAAAATCCAAAAAGGAGCTGGCATATGTTTGACAAAAGAATATTCTGGATCCTGCTGACTGAAGCTTCCATCTTTTACGTTATATATTTCTACATTGTATGGTTCACAATATTCATGAAATGGAGTATAATGTTTAACCTTGTTAATATAATAGATAGAATCTTGTTTCAAACAACCAGAGAAATAAGAAGCTGATGCAGAAATTGAATCACATTCTCCCACAAATAAAACATTGTCTCCAAGACTCTCAAGTTTTACCAGCTTCTTAATCTTTTTTCTTCGAACATCGAATTCCAGCATGTACACTTCAAATTTTATCATGCCATTATGATTGCAGTCATCCAAAAATTTCCTTACCAACCACAAATCTCCCTCGAATGACTTGACAAGATAACATTTCAAATCTTTATGAAACCGTATACCAGGAATTGGACTCATCGCCTTTGCGCTATCAGGTTCGTCTAAATAACTAAGATTGAAGGATAATACACCTTTCTGATTAGTCAAACCATATACCATATCTCCATAGAATATGACATCCATAAAGTAAAGATTGAAGTTGAACTTACCTATAGATGTCCAACTGGTTTGTCCCGCTTTTAAAATAGAAAGACGGTTACACTTTGAATAAATTACTGCAACTACGTAATCATTTGGACTTGTTATAGGATCGGCAGAAAGAGTAACCTTGGGCAATTGTTGTACTTCATAATGACGCTCACTACATGTTGTGAGAGGTGGAAGAGTAATAGGAGAAACATTCTTAAAAGAATTAACCATAGTTATGACGATATCCATAGCAAAGTATGCATGGTATTTTCTATTGAATGTTGCAATCCATCCATGACTACATCCACAACAATTATCGTAATAAGGAATTGGTAATTGAAATTCATATGTTGTCTTGGTTGAAATACCATACAAACATAGATTTGCTTTTGGGATCATAAGCATGGGTAATACATTAGTTCTCAGCAGCGGTTGATTTTGATGGTTAAGCTTTACAACTGATAGCCAATTCTTGCACACAGCACCAAACCAAATATGATCTACCCATTCCAATTTATCTAAAATCAATCCGAGTGCAAGTGCTTATAAATTTGCCCAGTCTGGCTCCATTCGGTTGAATATAAGAACTAACCCTAAGATAATAAATATATGCAGAGAGTCAGACTCCAAAAATAATTTAGTAATATGAACGCTATTGCGAACTTTAAAAATCAAGATAAACATGAATATATTGAAAATGACTAAAcctaattataaacctaaataCATAGCACTTAGCAAACCAAAAGCATCGTGGTGACGTCCGGTTCCGCTAGCTTCGCGCTTAGGGGTGCTAGCGATAACCTAGAACTCAACCCTAAGAAAcaaatttataaaaagaaaattgtATCTCATTAGATTGAAGTTTGAATGAGTTTTGCAATAATCAGTGAAAGATTTCCTGATTTGATGAATGAAATATAAAAAGAATTGATAGTAAATGTGATTTACCTCTTCAATGCCTGAATGTTGTTTTATATCACGGCCACTATACCTGTTTGTTGTGAATTCCTCTAATTTATACTTTTGAGCTTTCAAAATCTCAGTCGAAAAAAGAAAGTAATTAAAAGATACCTCCGAATAATATCATATATTTGTAATATTATTTCCATTTATTCTGATACGTCATGTCCTGCTATTTGAATGAATCAAAAAGAACAGCATTAATTACGGAGCATATAAGAATAATCATATTATttgaatgaaaaaaagaaaaaaaaaaagcgaAACAATAGTGATACGGCCGCCAcatcataaatttattttcttttctaccTGCCACCCTTAATATTATCCCTCCCACTCTCAAATGCTATGCTTTTACTATTGTATCCTTGCTTAAAAttactaatttaaaaaaaaatatacatttttatcaGAAATTTGGGGGGTGTATCGGAAATTTCGAAAAATACCAGATTTTTAAAAATTTCTGCGAGtttttaccggaaatttcaaaaaaatatcaaaaatattaaaaaaattactagattttttgaaatttccgatatttaaaatttgaaatttgaaatttaatatgTAACGGATATGATATGTCTATATAATATATGTACTGGAAACTTATTCTATCTCTAATATATGTCTATATAATTTGATAATATATGTAACGGAAATTGAATTCAGCTATTTGATATGTctctatataatataatatatgtactggaaatttgaaatttctcgtataccggaaattttaaattaactaaaatttccGGTATGATATACCGAAAATATTCTTATAACTGAAACTTCTGgtattttttgtcaaaaaaaactgtgataccataaatttgaaatttttggtatgTGCCGTAAATTTGAAATTTACTGTATACCAAAAATTCATTGTATTTCAACAGTTTTCATAAAGGATAAAATTGGTTAAAAAAATATGGGAGGTGTCTGATATAAAAAAGTGGGtggttgttgaaagtattttgggtaaatattttctaatatatcgtatccacagagactgagtaatattgctgccgttctatagtcgaattataatgagttagtgaaaagtattggttttgattgtttgatgtcaaattgcaaataacagaataataattgaataataaaaagcttaaagatgaataacaatggtgaataaatatgttgagttctagggttcatcaacctattcatatgcaataatcaattaatccacaagtgaacattatctaagttattatcttcattcatcctcaaaactgatattatgtctaatgatcaatctagaaccacctccaccagtatgatattcgatctctcagaataacgataaagataaagggaattaaccgcgatgatttatgaaaacttcttcaaaatctcctctctgagtattaatcaacaagtcaatgtaaaaacctaggtcaaaagtataaaccctatctctcgattgatagttcaacgatgatataaaataaaagcaaggtttttcattgataataaaacttaaacaattgttcacaggaattaatcaaagtaattgcgtcttcataggttaactactaccttaaactcaacacaattgggtttagctctccatagccatgaagaacacacaaagttttatggaaggattcatcttcatcaagggaatgtcttcaattgatgttgaattctccgtcgaaaGTGGCTTTatgctctggaataggattgctctaTGAATTTCGTTCACCAAAGATTCCTCTCTTATGAGGATtggggcttctatttataacaatttatccTTGTAACGCAGCCACCGCGGCGCGGCACGGATTGGCGAGGCGCGAGCCAAAGTCAGAAGTGatggcgcgtctcgccccttaTCACCGCAGCTCGGCCTCTGCTTcatcctccttttttgtaatttctCTTCTCTAGAATCTCTACGCCttcgtgtttcttcgtctttacttttcaacattaaaatctgcacaaataacacccaaagtgatgcaagtcgctctacaattagcatcaaacctctagagttcaattctaaccataaaatccttaaaaatcataagatatgTTTAACTTCAGATAAAAAGCtagttaatttaacacatgaaaatactactaattcactcctaacaaactctccccaacttagagttttgtttgtccctaaacaaaattacttacctcagtGATTACAACAacacataccaacaatcatgcaacaagtttttcaaaaagtttttcaaatGGTTCAATTCAGTGACCAACTCAGATACTCTTCAtctccctgcaaactcagaacatgcacatgaaacagattttgaaaggaaattacctccagaagttcaaaacactacacaaccgcagttgaatcagcactaatcactctcataaaaaagtatgatgaataaaagaggggttaaacactcatccaaacaattaaatcaacaaatatCCATATCATACGTCCACCTTATtattagcatcaagtcctgtggaatctgagaatcggaaggtctttatagggttgtaatgtggtttagattcaaagaaaagaagatattcaagggttgttcctattagggaagcatccgaatcacACAACTCATTCCTTTTTCTCTTATACCATTAGCTTTCTCACCCTTCAtcttttcattcgtagctcgatgtttcttttattttcaacaactgtccaagttcacacgttgttttttttctcttgtttcttctctttttttttcaagctacgaagtTCTTTTGTTCTTTACAAATCACCATTTGTACgtactcttcttttgattatgactctccccaacttggagatcaacctgtattcagattctatgaatgctcccctactttctataaaggtaaaagagaaaacacatcaccaaagtttatggttgatggtccaaaacaaaacttttctaTTGGGATCAAAACCTCACCATATGTTTTTCTTGGTGCATAGTATGAAATTTTTCTTGACCTCagtctcaaagaatggttagcaaaggatcacactctcccagaaaaaaattaagttttaagATGGGATaggctcaaagaaactctcagattcaaacaagtgcctaagtccttttcacagatttccacaaaacgatgcgacaaacggtttagcaaaatacaaacatgtcaaagtaattgatggtctcctgcatatagtaaacaatggaaagttttcctcacaatggttaaggctaagccgatccaacaaaaattgtgtaccataaagaacttctattagtatttactaacaacctatgtttcatgcacacactaagattttgaatttgaaaattcatacctgccttgtcacttttattgaaaaagaaagggaaaaattaatttttcaaaaatttccactcactaccactttcatgcatgttgctccattgttggtactctCATTGTCTTTCTTGAGCTTTTCATTATGTTGTGGGACTACTCATTCAAAACTGgggataaaacaaacaaataataaacagaaaattaaaaaaaaatgcaaaagagtaaatccacccccaaacttgaactaaacattgacctcaatatttcagaacaagcccgagagggttgactcacaaagGGTATTGTTATATCAATTGCTTCTTCCTAGCTATCACCGGAAAGGTctccttattatttcctgaaataaaaataaacaaaacaaaataaaacattaaaagtgtgggttacctcccacgaagtgcctcgtttaacgtcgcatggctcgacggttcatggttgaatcatcaaccattgtctcgttttcttggtacttttcttaccaatgtgaagccccaaaagtatttaatgtttgcttgtttggtttcttcatccttaattcttaccacttcaactcgcgatctctcttccttcatttttttggtcctctcctcaagagagataacctcctaTCCGTTAATTTTTTCTTCTGTGAGAACCTgtccttgatgaatttgacacatt includes these proteins:
- the LOC131619544 gene encoding putative F-box protein At3g25750 gives rise to the protein MLMIPKANLCLYGISTKTTYEFQLPIPYYDNCCGCSHGWIATFNRKYHAYFAMDIVITMVNSFKNVSPITLPPLTTCSERHYEVQQLPKVTLSADPITSPNDYVVAVIYSKCNRLSILKAGQTSWTSIGKFNFNLYFMDVIFYGDMVYGLTNQKGVLSFNLSYLDEPDSAKAMSPIPGIRFHKDLKCYLVKSFEGDLWLVRKFLDDCNHNGMIKFEVYMLEFDVRRKKIKKLVKLESLGDNVLFVGECDSISASASYFSGCLKQDSIYYINKVKHYTPFHEYCEPYNVEIYNVKDGSFSQQDPEYSFVKHMPAPFWILLPLE